A single window of Drosophila suzukii chromosome 3, CBGP_Dsuzu_IsoJpt1.0, whole genome shotgun sequence DNA harbors:
- the LOC108012038 gene encoding nurim homolog, whose product MASFVKSIVLLASLATFAYSLYVVGLLMLFLSTPRSISKAHTWIFNLLDNKSRLETAYGPVVFDTLYLVGFIFQHSFLKSALVKKLLANLGLSGAERSIYSLTSSICLHYLIVNWLPATSILLWQIDVNESAPLWWTFVITHGICWVVIFGGSLVMDLPELLGIKQAYYDLKAYGPPINYKSGELRNLYAHVRHPSFVGLSVILFATNVMSVDRLIMALLLTTYMYLAWSTDRKDVAYQKLQLQRKKFELKAQ is encoded by the exons ATGGCCTCGTTTGTCAAGTCCATAGTGCTCCTGGCCTCCCTGGCCACATTTGCGTACTCCCTGTACGTGGTGGGCCTCTTGATGCTCTTCCTGTCGACCCCTCGCTCGATTTCGAAGGCTCACACCTGGATTTTCAATTTACTGGACAACAAGTCGCGCCTGGAGACCGCCTATGGACCCGTGGTGTTCGACACCCTCTACCTGGTCGGATTCATCTTTCAGCACAGCTTCCTCAAGTCAGCCCTGGTCAAGAAACTGCTGGCCAACTTGGGTTTGTCGGGGGCTGAGCGTTCTATTTATAGCCTGACGTCATCAATATGTTTACAT TACTTGATCGTAAACTGGCTGCCCGCAACGTCGATTCTCCTATGGCAAATCGACGTGAATGAGAGTGCTCCCCTTTGGTGGACCTTTGTGATTACCCATGGTATCTGTTGGGTGGTCATTTTTGGCGGCAGTTTGGTGATGGATCTTCCGGAGTTACTGGGCATCAAGCAGGCCTATTATGATCTGAAGGCTTACGGACCGCCCATTAACTATAAATCCGGGGAATTGCGCAATCTCTATGCTCATGTGAGGCATCCATCGTTTGTTGGCCTATCGGTCATCCTGTTCGCCACCAATGTTATGAGCGTGGATCGCTTGATCATGGCCCTGCTCCTGACCACCTACATGTACCTGGCCTGGTCCACGGATCGCAAGGACGTGGCCTACCAAAAGCTCCAACTGCAGCGCAAGAAATTCGAACTGAAGGCTCAGTAA
- the LOC108012037 gene encoding nudC domain-containing protein 3: protein MDFQRNDAMLMEILQDRKTITGFLDSIFGFLRRNTDFYHTKRDESDKIGFPKGMRDQILYGAMQRYDPDCLLQTMTADGGALGDDGETAPPAIEEVVLESEDLSQKEDNSSKKNLPPQKSNEETMFSPSDYKNGAVFETHSWSQTLKDLDVHILLPKDLQAAKKLNISIKAQHMKVSSKQSPEVIILEGNLSQRIKHNEAVWTIDQNRLLISCDKSKEQWWERLFEGDPEIDAKKIECERYIDDLPEDTQATIEKLRVQQLAADKEQNEIQTSNPEQAKTLDRLRTAWDAEGSPFKGQPFDPSIVRMS, encoded by the exons ATGGACTTCCAAAGGAACGACGCCATGCTAATGGAGATTCTCCAGGATCGAAAGACAATTACAGGATTCCTGGACTCAATATTCGGCTTCCTGCGGCGCAA TACTGATTTTTATCACACAAAGCGGGATGAATCTGATAAAATAGGCTTCCCAAAGGGCATGAGGGATCAGATTCTATATGGTGCTATGCAGCGCTACGATCCGGATTGCTTGCTCCAAACGATGACCGCCGATGGTGGAGCATTAGGAGATGATGGCGAAACTGCTCCGCCCGCCATTGAAGAAGTGGTCCTGGAGAGTGAAGATCTATCCCAAAAGGAAGATAACAGCTCCAAGAAAAATCTCCCACCACAAAAATCTAACGAGGAAACCATGTTCTCGCCCAGTGACTACAAAAACGGAGCTGTTTTCGAAACCCATAGCTGGTCACAGACTCTCAAAGATCTGGACGTGCATATCCTGTTACCCAAGGATCTTCAAGCAGCGAAAAAACTTAATATCTCAATTAAGGCCCAGCACATGAAAGTGAGCAGCAAACAGAGTCCGGAGGTCATAATCCTCGAGGGAAACCTGAGCCAGCGGATCAAACACAACGAGGCTGTGTGGACCATTGACCAGAACCGGTTGCTCATTAGTTGTG ACAAATCTAAAGAACAGTGGTGGGAGCGTCTCTTTGAAGGTGACCCAGAAATCGATGCCAAGAAAATTGAATGCGAACGCTACATAGATGACCTACCGGAGGATACCCAGGCCACCATTGAAAAGCTCAGGGTCCAGCAACTGGCAGCAGATAAGGAACAAAATGAAATCCAGACCTCCAACCCAGAACAAGCTAAAACCCTGGATCGTTTACGAACTGCCTGGGATGCCGAGGGTTCCCCTTTTAAGGGACAACCCTTTGATCCGTCTATTGTGAGAATGAGTTAG
- the LOC118877952 gene encoding uncharacterized protein — protein MIGRLYFWYKDNVSNEVDCLACRLVSGIGLLGIGAYLLAQSKKRPKPLENYTMKSLAAAVGLLGVARLGNANFLKATAEEPKEQETKTLKNPAGHQFFARR, from the exons atgatcGGTAGGCTATATTTTTGGTACAAAGACAACGTTTCCAACGAGGTGGACTGTCTGGCCTGTCGATTGGTCAGTGGAATTGGTCTCCTTGGAATCGGTGCATATCTGTTGGCACAATCGAAGAAACGTCCGAAGCCGCTGGAAAATTACACCATGAAAAGCTTGGCAGCAG CCGTTGGTTTACTGGGCGTGGCGCGACTGGGGAATGCGAATTTCCTCAAAGCAACTGCCGAAGAACCGAAGGAGCAGGAAACCAAGACTTTAAAGAACCCCGCTGGTCATCAGTTCTTTGCTAGACGTTAA